The following coding sequences are from one Shewanella eurypsychrophilus window:
- the rhlB gene encoding ATP-dependent RNA helicase RhlB, translating into MSETHLSNQKFADFSLNEGIKTALNESGFEFCTPIQALSIPILLQKKDIAGQAQTGTGKTLAFLVATFEHLLSTPVPEGRQINQPRAMIMAPTRELAIQIAKDATLLAKHTGLKVGIVYGGESYEVQRKVLDKGIDILIGTTGRIIDYVRQGIINLSAIQAVVLDEADRMFDLGFIKDIRFLFRRMPDAKSRLNMLFSATLSMKVQELAYDHMNEPEKVVIAPNEKTSKNIREEIFYPSMDEKMKLLLTLIEEDWPEKAIIFSNTKHSCENVWSWLSGDGHRVGLLTGDVPQKKRIRILEQFTTGELDLLVATDVAARGLHISDVSHVYNYDLPDDCEDYVHRIGRTGRAGKKGVSVSFACEEYALNLPAIEEYITHSIPVCNYDSSALLEDIPAPIRVHRKHNNRPQQGRSGSGRSQGNRNSGPRRHDRVRRHS; encoded by the coding sequence ATGAGCGAAACACATTTATCTAATCAGAAGTTTGCCGACTTTTCCCTTAATGAAGGGATAAAAACAGCACTAAACGAGAGCGGCTTTGAATTTTGTACGCCTATTCAAGCACTATCAATACCTATTCTATTGCAGAAAAAAGATATCGCAGGTCAAGCACAGACCGGTACAGGGAAGACATTAGCATTCCTGGTGGCGACTTTTGAACATCTGCTATCTACCCCAGTTCCTGAAGGTCGTCAAATTAATCAGCCTCGCGCTATGATTATGGCACCAACTCGTGAGCTTGCTATTCAGATTGCTAAAGATGCAACTTTATTAGCAAAACATACTGGCTTGAAAGTCGGTATCGTGTATGGCGGTGAAAGTTACGAAGTGCAACGTAAGGTGCTAGATAAAGGTATCGATATTCTTATCGGTACCACGGGACGTATTATTGATTACGTCCGTCAAGGCATCATTAACTTGAGTGCTATTCAAGCTGTTGTGCTTGATGAAGCCGATCGTATGTTCGATCTTGGTTTCATTAAAGATATCCGCTTCCTTTTCAGACGTATGCCTGATGCTAAATCGCGTCTTAATATGTTGTTTTCTGCGACTTTATCGATGAAAGTACAGGAACTGGCATACGATCACATGAATGAACCTGAAAAGGTCGTCATTGCGCCTAACGAAAAAACCTCTAAAAATATCAGAGAAGAGATCTTCTATCCATCGATGGATGAGAAGATGAAGTTACTACTGACTTTGATTGAGGAAGATTGGCCCGAGAAGGCGATTATCTTCTCTAATACTAAGCACAGCTGTGAAAATGTCTGGTCTTGGTTATCAGGTGACGGCCACAGAGTGGGCTTGCTAACTGGTGATGTACCACAGAAGAAGCGTATTCGTATACTCGAGCAGTTCACTACTGGTGAATTAGATCTATTAGTTGCTACAGATGTTGCTGCTCGTGGTCTACACATCTCTGATGTTTCACACGTGTATAACTACGATCTTCCCGATGACTGTGAAGATTACGTTCATCGTATTGGCCGTACAGGGCGTGCTGGTAAGAAAGGCGTGTCGGTGAGTTTTGCCTGTGAAGAATATGCACTGAATTTACCAGCGATTGAAGAGTATATTACTCATTCTATTCCAGTGTGTAACTATGATAGCTCTGCGCTGCTGGAAGATATTCCTGCACCGATACGAGTACATAGAAAGCACAACAATCGTCCTCAACAGGGACGTAGTGGGTCGGGACGTTCGCAAGGTAACCGAAATAGCGGTCCACGCCGCCATGATCGAGTTCGCAGACACTCGTAA
- a CDS encoding exopolyphosphatase produces MTTPRYAAITLGSNSFNMLVAETKADQPSIIAKYKRKVRLAEGIQQNGSLSEEVLLRGLDCLAMFADMLDKEGVARDSIAVIATATLRNIANSDDFCRRALPILGHPIEIITGMREAELIYQGMVATTCGEGRRLVIDIGGASTEFIIGDGDRVLLKNSLPMGCVTFNEQFFNSFPLQELDFENAKSQVKQTLGTHLKELTSLGWHCVVGASGSVQSVVELLNHRNESSCITLAVLNSLKQEVLAQSDLSMTEITGLNHERAPTFAAGISILLALFELLNIEKLNLSGGALREGVLQTLAHRL; encoded by the coding sequence ATGACAACACCTCGCTATGCAGCCATTACGTTAGGTTCTAATAGCTTTAATATGCTGGTCGCTGAAACTAAGGCTGATCAGCCATCTATTATTGCCAAATATAAGCGTAAAGTGCGTCTTGCTGAAGGGATCCAACAGAATGGATCTCTTAGTGAGGAGGTGTTATTACGTGGCTTAGATTGCTTAGCCATGTTTGCAGATATGCTCGATAAAGAGGGTGTAGCGAGAGATAGTATTGCAGTGATCGCGACCGCGACCCTGCGAAATATAGCCAATTCCGATGATTTTTGTCGTCGTGCTCTACCTATTTTAGGTCATCCCATCGAAATCATCACAGGCATGCGTGAAGCTGAGCTGATCTATCAAGGCATGGTGGCCACGACCTGTGGCGAAGGACGCCGCTTAGTAATTGATATCGGTGGTGCGAGTACCGAGTTTATTATCGGTGATGGCGATAGAGTCTTGTTGAAAAATAGCCTGCCTATGGGCTGTGTCACCTTCAATGAGCAATTCTTTAACTCATTCCCACTGCAAGAACTAGATTTTGAAAATGCTAAGTCTCAGGTTAAGCAAACACTGGGTACGCATTTAAAAGAACTGACTAGCTTAGGCTGGCATTGTGTTGTCGGTGCATCTGGTAGCGTTCAATCTGTTGTAGAACTCTTAAACCATCGCAATGAATCAAGCTGTATTACACTTGCAGTGCTTAATAGCCTCAAACAAGAAGTACTGGCACAGTCAGATCTTTCGATGACTGAGATCACAGGTTTAAATCATGAGAGAGCGCCAACCTTTGCAGCTGGTATCTCTATTTTGCTTGCCCTGTTTGAACTACTTAACATAGAAAAACTGAACCTCTCCGGGGGGGCGCTCCGTGAAGGAGTACTGCAAACCTTAGCTCATCGTCTCTAG
- a CDS encoding TonB-dependent receptor gives MSGSNAFKRFTPRRTLAAIAVGSVLMMSAPAAMAADTSIVKGHIVNSDGVTVANATITLKHKTKGLVYTVETNAKGDYFLRNVPVGDYDVSITKDGFSKTQESGVRVSIGQPVILDGQLIAVGADNVERIAVTGSMIRRVDMSSSTSGVTFSQDELNTMPVDSGFENIALLAPGTSAPGGESFNGASSFGGSSSAENAYYLNGLNITNIRTGLGSLSLPWEAIAQTQVKTGAITPEFGSAIGGVVNAVSKSGDNEFHFGVEGRWDPASMRSSHDSIYQADGTIDGDNNTMQNSEDFKQARIWASGAIIEDKLFYYGLYEPSQNDFEWATQTVYKEKDRESNRWFAKLDWYMTEDHSIGFMAMNNKRTWTTTTYAYDWETNKIGDQQGIAAPGEDGGELYSINYNGYITDDFSVSAVVGRVEENVENRVASSNPGVWDERNGSFVTLSQHTNSTVVEQHYVRDQARIDFNWDLEDHAISFGVDYSSVAVDYSEDQNGIGEAQGWWTIATAGANDISGAAEGEDYIERRRRSTFAKNDSEVSSLAYYINDSWQATDNLVINAGVRVNSYKNTVSDGRAYVDLDNQIAPRLQAIYDIHGDGTSKIFATYGRYFQPVSVNMNIKQGGSQREVFDYYELDQLDSDGHPIITADGSPSRGVNIRDTRVRQQGITEPGLIASSSLDSMYSDEITVGYQQEVFETMSAGARVIWRDLGRGIEDTDVEPILSKKLAELGIEDNVGQGSYYVLHNPGEAVNLSYDFDGDGQVDNVTLSPEEMALDAMERHYLALELTLDGNVTDDFRINSSYTLSHNWGNTEGLVKTDNDQADPGWTTSYDYGDLMDHGYGDLPNDHTHVFKFNGSYDITEELILGFVTSISSGRPQNEFSVHPEGVDSCAPGNPWDACISRYYGHASHYDENGNPSPRGTAGTLPWVTKLDLSLMYRTELLSGDFSIKGTVYNVLNTDTATNINEERTAYGEDGLMLNPNYGMTTERQEERYFSLVARYEF, from the coding sequence ATGTCTGGAAGTAACGCGTTTAAGCGATTTACACCAAGAAGAACGCTAGCAGCAATCGCTGTTGGTTCAGTGCTGATGATGTCAGCGCCAGCTGCTATGGCAGCCGATACGAGTATTGTTAAGGGTCATATTGTCAACAGTGACGGTGTCACGGTAGCTAATGCGACCATTACTTTGAAACATAAGACTAAGGGTCTTGTGTATACGGTAGAAACGAATGCAAAGGGTGATTACTTCTTACGTAATGTTCCCGTTGGTGACTATGACGTTAGTATCACTAAAGATGGATTTTCTAAGACTCAAGAGTCGGGTGTAAGAGTTAGTATTGGTCAGCCAGTGATCTTGGATGGACAATTAATCGCTGTCGGTGCTGACAATGTCGAGCGTATCGCCGTTACTGGCAGCATGATACGTCGTGTCGATATGAGCTCATCAACTTCTGGCGTCACTTTTAGCCAAGATGAACTCAATACAATGCCTGTCGATTCAGGTTTTGAAAATATCGCTCTGCTTGCTCCTGGCACATCAGCTCCTGGCGGTGAAAGCTTTAATGGAGCATCAAGTTTTGGTGGTTCATCATCTGCTGAAAATGCCTATTATTTGAATGGCCTTAATATTACCAATATCAGAACTGGCCTTGGCTCACTTAGCCTACCTTGGGAAGCGATTGCACAGACTCAAGTTAAGACTGGCGCGATTACTCCAGAGTTTGGCAGTGCCATTGGTGGTGTCGTTAATGCGGTATCTAAGTCTGGTGATAACGAGTTTCATTTTGGGGTTGAGGGTCGTTGGGATCCGGCATCGATGAGATCGTCTCATGATTCAATCTATCAAGCCGATGGAACTATCGATGGTGACAATAACACCATGCAAAACTCAGAAGATTTCAAGCAAGCCAGAATCTGGGCAAGCGGTGCAATCATCGAAGATAAGCTGTTCTATTATGGTTTATATGAGCCGAGCCAGAATGATTTTGAGTGGGCTACTCAAACGGTTTATAAAGAGAAAGATCGTGAGTCTAATCGCTGGTTCGCTAAATTAGATTGGTACATGACAGAAGATCACTCTATCGGCTTCATGGCGATGAACAATAAGCGTACCTGGACGACAACGACCTATGCCTATGATTGGGAAACCAATAAAATTGGTGATCAGCAAGGTATTGCTGCACCGGGTGAAGATGGTGGTGAACTCTATAGCATAAATTATAATGGCTACATCACCGATGACTTCTCTGTGTCTGCTGTGGTTGGTCGAGTTGAAGAAAATGTAGAAAATCGTGTTGCTTCTTCAAACCCTGGTGTTTGGGATGAGAGAAATGGTTCATTTGTTACTTTGAGCCAGCATACTAACTCTACTGTTGTTGAGCAGCATTATGTACGCGATCAGGCTCGTATCGACTTTAACTGGGATCTTGAAGATCATGCTATCAGCTTTGGTGTCGATTACAGCAGTGTAGCGGTTGATTATTCAGAAGACCAAAACGGTATCGGTGAAGCACAGGGTTGGTGGACAATTGCAACCGCTGGTGCCAATGATATCTCTGGCGCTGCAGAAGGCGAAGACTATATTGAGCGTCGCCGTCGTTCGACCTTTGCTAAGAATGATTCAGAGGTGAGTTCATTAGCTTATTATATTAATGATTCATGGCAGGCTACTGATAACTTAGTTATCAATGCTGGCGTGAGAGTTAATAGTTATAAAAATACCGTATCTGATGGTCGAGCTTATGTCGATCTAGATAACCAGATAGCACCAAGACTTCAGGCTATCTATGATATTCATGGTGATGGCACATCTAAGATATTTGCAACATACGGACGCTACTTCCAGCCTGTATCGGTCAACATGAACATCAAGCAGGGTGGTTCGCAGCGAGAAGTGTTTGACTATTATGAGCTAGATCAGCTTGATAGTGATGGCCATCCAATTATTACTGCCGATGGTTCTCCTAGCCGTGGTGTTAATATTCGCGATACACGTGTCAGACAGCAAGGTATTACTGAGCCAGGCTTAATCGCATCATCTTCACTCGATTCTATGTACTCTGATGAAATTACTGTTGGTTATCAGCAGGAAGTATTTGAGACTATGTCTGCCGGTGCTCGTGTAATCTGGCGTGACCTAGGTCGCGGTATAGAAGATACTGATGTTGAACCGATTTTAAGTAAGAAGTTAGCTGAGCTTGGCATCGAAGATAATGTTGGTCAAGGTTCATACTATGTGCTGCATAACCCAGGTGAAGCGGTAAACTTAAGCTATGATTTTGATGGTGATGGCCAAGTCGACAACGTGACACTTTCACCTGAAGAGATGGCACTTGATGCTATGGAACGTCACTACTTAGCGCTCGAGTTAACGCTCGATGGTAATGTGACTGATGACTTCCGCATTAACTCCTCTTACACCCTGTCGCATAACTGGGGTAACACAGAGGGCTTAGTTAAAACAGATAATGATCAAGCCGATCCAGGCTGGACGACATCTTATGATTATGGCGACCTAATGGACCATGGTTATGGCGACCTGCCAAATGATCACACCCATGTGTTTAAGTTTAATGGTAGCTATGACATTACCGAAGAGTTGATTCTTGGTTTTGTAACTAGCATTAGCTCGGGTCGTCCGCAAAATGAATTCTCAGTTCACCCTGAAGGCGTAGATAGCTGTGCGCCGGGTAATCCATGGGATGCATGTATCAGCCGTTATTACGGACATGCTAGTCACTATGACGAGAATGGCAACCCATCTCCACGTGGTACAGCTGGTACTTTACCTTGGGTAACCAAACTTGATCTTTCCTTGATGTATAGAACAGAGCTATTAAGTGGTGACTTCAGCATTAAAGGCACAGTTTACAATGTGTTGAATACAGACACTGCGACAAACATTAATGAAGAGCGTACAGCTTATGGTGAAGATGGGCTAATGCTCAATCCGAACTATGGAATGACGACTGAACGACAAGAAGAGCGTTACTTCTCACTTGTCGCTCGTTATGAGTTCTAA
- a CDS encoding TonB-dependent receptor domain-containing protein, with protein MKFNNLAKLVSLACGGVVALSAPVYAVEADDDAVERIEVTGSRLKRVDMEGASPVTTITAEDMATAGFSTVGDALRASTLNSFGSYGGTSNNSWSSQATIQLKGADASHTLTLLDGKRMAKSPVLGGGATNINTIPTAAVERIEILSDGASAIYGTDAIAGVINIILKKDFEGVEVKLRAEDPAADGGGDNHSASFTGGLSSDKGNLMFTIEHFKKTGITFGERPYTAAHVKDGQDPSDFQSWIGLSQTGRTIDMGPNGGWEYQTPFTNEGLDCGDVYGENFTGPLSDSAYPGETSCAYDYTKAAYNDVDQERTSTLLNYSYNISDDIELTARAYWASNKTTDVSAPIPGYISFPQAMPAYTTAAGLDLRAVPEGGAMKYRFDTAGNRVRESTDNIYDFLVGLDGTTDSFDWNASVSYNKYDVFKWGTGYQLIGATTDLVGAWDDDSNSFVGWDPRDPNSEMPGGATANSDARLTSSALEVDAGLSFELFELAGGATGLYVGASYREEKLDSQVDALDEAGLIAGGSGGAGGSGERDVKAVFMEMAFPVLDNLELNLAARYDEYSDFGGTFNPQVSVRYNVLEPLLIRASWGTGFRAPTLADLNQSTSVGYNDVTNYLKCYEDGLGIDGCDIEDNVPVSIGRNENLGPEESESYNVGVVWDITDNFNVSVDYWSLETEGLISSLNDSEITRAQAELWQAADAASQPRPDISTIYPGTSVSQNGAGKLTAMNNVIQNIGLSERQGVDTKFASTFETEVGDFKLGLAWSHYLKYTDSMPVGGVQTVSRNWSGTEDYPDDRVNFSANYLVGDHSLFYQADYVDHQSTEDENENGSSYQIDSVVYHTLSYSYTMPWNNTVSAGVNNLTDEDPSFRANGDYESSIYDIIGRSYWVSFTQAF; from the coding sequence ATGAAATTTAATAACCTTGCGAAGCTGGTTAGTTTAGCCTGCGGTGGTGTAGTAGCACTATCTGCACCCGTATATGCAGTAGAAGCTGATGACGATGCGGTAGAGCGTATCGAAGTTACTGGCTCACGCCTTAAGCGTGTCGATATGGAAGGTGCAAGCCCAGTAACAACCATTACTGCTGAAGATATGGCAACTGCAGGTTTCTCGACAGTGGGTGATGCATTGAGAGCATCGACATTGAACTCCTTTGGTTCATACGGCGGCACATCAAACAACAGCTGGTCATCTCAAGCAACTATTCAGCTTAAAGGTGCCGATGCAAGTCATACACTGACATTGCTTGATGGTAAGCGTATGGCCAAGTCTCCAGTCTTAGGTGGCGGTGCAACCAACATCAACACTATTCCTACAGCAGCGGTTGAGCGTATCGAAATTCTCTCTGACGGTGCCTCTGCGATTTATGGTACCGATGCCATCGCTGGTGTTATTAACATCATCTTGAAGAAAGACTTTGAAGGTGTTGAAGTTAAGCTTCGCGCTGAAGATCCTGCTGCTGATGGTGGCGGTGATAACCACTCAGCCTCATTTACTGGTGGCCTAAGTTCAGATAAAGGTAACTTGATGTTCACTATTGAGCATTTTAAGAAAACAGGTATTACCTTTGGAGAACGTCCATATACTGCTGCACACGTTAAAGATGGCCAAGATCCAAGTGATTTTCAAAGCTGGATTGGTCTGAGTCAAACAGGTCGTACAATCGATATGGGGCCAAATGGCGGTTGGGAATATCAAACACCATTTACTAATGAAGGCCTAGATTGTGGGGATGTTTATGGTGAAAACTTCACCGGACCTTTGAGCGATAGTGCATATCCTGGGGAAACCTCTTGTGCCTATGACTATACTAAAGCGGCTTACAATGATGTTGACCAAGAGCGTACATCTACACTACTAAACTACTCATATAACATCAGTGATGATATTGAGCTAACAGCGCGTGCATACTGGGCATCGAATAAGACCACTGATGTGTCTGCACCTATCCCTGGATATATCAGTTTCCCACAAGCTATGCCTGCTTATACTACTGCTGCCGGACTAGATCTACGTGCAGTGCCTGAAGGTGGCGCGATGAAGTATCGTTTCGATACCGCAGGTAACCGAGTCCGTGAAAGTACCGATAACATCTATGACTTCTTAGTGGGTCTTGATGGCACAACTGATAGTTTCGATTGGAATGCATCTGTGTCATACAACAAGTATGACGTATTCAAATGGGGAACTGGCTATCAATTGATTGGTGCTACAACTGACCTCGTTGGTGCTTGGGATGATGATAGCAACTCATTTGTAGGTTGGGATCCGCGCGATCCAAACTCAGAAATGCCTGGCGGTGCAACAGCTAACTCTGATGCTCGCTTAACAAGCAGCGCATTAGAAGTTGATGCTGGTCTTAGTTTCGAGTTGTTTGAACTTGCTGGCGGTGCAACTGGTCTGTATGTTGGCGCATCATATCGCGAAGAAAAGCTCGACTCGCAGGTTGATGCCCTAGATGAAGCAGGCTTAATTGCAGGTGGTAGTGGTGGCGCTGGCGGTAGTGGTGAGCGTGATGTTAAAGCGGTCTTTATGGAGATGGCTTTCCCGGTTCTCGATAACTTAGAACTCAACCTTGCGGCGCGTTACGATGAATATTCTGATTTTGGTGGCACATTCAACCCACAAGTTTCAGTGCGTTATAACGTGCTAGAGCCGTTATTGATACGTGCATCTTGGGGAACAGGTTTCAGAGCACCGACTTTGGCGGATCTGAACCAATCTACTAGTGTTGGCTATAACGATGTGACTAACTACCTTAAGTGCTATGAAGATGGTTTAGGTATCGATGGCTGTGATATCGAAGATAATGTACCTGTTTCTATCGGTCGTAACGAGAACTTGGGCCCAGAAGAGTCAGAAAGTTATAATGTTGGTGTTGTTTGGGACATTACAGATAACTTCAATGTATCTGTTGATTACTGGTCACTTGAGACTGAAGGTCTAATTAGTTCTTTGAATGATAGTGAAATCACCCGTGCTCAAGCTGAGTTATGGCAAGCTGCTGATGCTGCTAGCCAGCCCCGACCTGATATAAGCACTATCTACCCTGGTACATCGGTGAGCCAAAACGGTGCGGGTAAGCTAACGGCAATGAATAATGTCATACAAAACATTGGTTTGAGCGAGCGCCAAGGTGTTGATACTAAGTTTGCATCTACCTTTGAAACTGAAGTGGGTGACTTTAAGCTAGGACTTGCCTGGTCTCATTATTTAAAGTATACAGATTCAATGCCAGTAGGTGGTGTACAGACTGTCTCACGTAACTGGAGTGGTACTGAAGATTATCCGGATGATCGCGTTAACTTTTCTGCTAACTATTTAGTCGGCGATCATAGCTTGTTCTATCAAGCGGATTATGTCGATCACCAGTCTACTGAAGACGAGAATGAAAACGGTAGCAGCTACCAGATTGATTCAGTTGTCTACCATACGCTAAGTTACTCATACACTATGCCTTGGAACAACACTGTTTCAGCAGGTGTGAACAACTTGACTGATGAAGATCCAAGTTTCCGTGCTAATGGTGATTATGAGAGCAGTATTTATGACATTATTGGTCGTTCTTACTGGGTGTCTTTCACTCAAGCTTTCTAA
- a CDS encoding thioredoxin family protein gives MNQSVKALLATTALFFSCQTLADSGCAFDEKQDGFIATCSEEKQEVILTGDVSAQTLVTELDDFTEGYKEYEVDTAAITPLKSLKEPTEIIVIIGTWCPDCHRETPRFIRIMEEVNNPNITVTYIGVDRQKADPEGLAAQYEFSRIPTFIVMQKGEEIGRIVERPEVSLEIDLAKILN, from the coding sequence ATGAATCAAAGCGTCAAGGCATTACTTGCCACTACCGCCCTCTTTTTTAGCTGCCAAACATTAGCTGACAGCGGCTGCGCATTCGATGAAAAGCAAGATGGCTTTATTGCCACCTGTAGCGAGGAGAAACAAGAAGTGATTTTAACCGGTGATGTAAGTGCACAAACCTTAGTGACAGAACTAGATGACTTTACTGAAGGTTATAAAGAATACGAAGTAGATACTGCGGCGATTACTCCGCTCAAGTCTCTCAAAGAGCCTACCGAAATCATTGTGATCATCGGTACCTGGTGTCCTGATTGTCACCGTGAAACGCCCCGTTTTATCCGAATCATGGAAGAGGTTAACAACCCAAATATCACCGTGACCTATATTGGTGTAGATCGCCAGAAAGCCGATCCAGAAGGACTCGCAGCACAGTATGAATTTAGCCGTATCCCAACCTTTATTGTCATGCAAAAAGGTGAAGAGATTGGCCGTATCGTAGAACGTCCAGAAGTGTCATTAGAAATTGATTTAGCAAAAATTCTAAACTGA
- the hemB gene encoding porphobilinogen synthase produces the protein MNIITSAFPQRRMRRMRKHDFSRRLMAENTLSVNDLIYPMFVLEGNNRTETIASMPGVERYSIDLLLKEAQELVELGIPLIALFPVTPSEKKTLLAEEAYNADALAQRAVRALKEAFPDLGVMTDVALDPFTTHGQDGIIDEDGYILNDITTEILVKQALSHAEAGADIIAPSDMMDGRIGAIRQALEEAGHVNTQIMAYSAKYSSNYYGPFRDAVGSAGNLKGGNKHSYQMDPANSDEALHEVALDIQEGADMVMVKPGMPYLDIVTRVKTELAVPTFAYQVSGEYAMHMAAIENGWLAEKAIVMESLMCFKRAGANGVLTYFAKRAAQWLKEDQAK, from the coding sequence GTGAATATAATTACTAGTGCTTTTCCTCAGCGTAGAATGCGCCGCATGCGTAAACATGATTTCAGCCGCCGTTTAATGGCCGAAAACACTCTCTCAGTCAACGATTTAATTTACCCTATGTTCGTTCTTGAAGGTAATAATCGTACAGAGACAATCGCTTCTATGCCTGGTGTAGAGCGTTACTCTATCGACCTATTATTAAAAGAAGCACAAGAACTTGTAGAACTTGGTATTCCGTTAATCGCCTTATTCCCTGTCACACCATCAGAGAAGAAAACCCTACTCGCCGAAGAAGCTTATAATGCTGACGCTCTTGCACAGCGCGCTGTACGTGCGCTAAAAGAAGCTTTCCCTGATTTGGGTGTTATGACAGATGTGGCGCTTGACCCTTTCACCACCCACGGACAAGATGGAATCATCGACGAAGATGGTTATATCCTCAACGATATAACCACAGAAATCTTAGTTAAGCAGGCCTTATCTCACGCCGAAGCTGGTGCGGATATCATTGCTCCATCAGATATGATGGATGGCCGTATTGGTGCTATTCGCCAAGCATTGGAAGAAGCGGGTCACGTTAACACGCAGATCATGGCCTATTCAGCGAAATACTCATCAAACTATTATGGCCCATTCCGCGATGCCGTCGGCTCTGCTGGTAACCTTAAGGGTGGCAATAAACATAGCTATCAGATGGATCCAGCCAACAGTGATGAAGCACTCCACGAAGTGGCCCTTGATATTCAAGAAGGGGCTGACATGGTCATGGTTAAACCTGGCATGCCTTACCTAGACATAGTCACTAGGGTTAAGACTGAGCTGGCTGTGCCTACTTTTGCCTATCAAGTTAGTGGTGAATATGCGATGCATATGGCTGCGATTGAGAATGGCTGGTTAGCAGAGAAAGCAATCGTAATGGAATCACTGATGTGCTTCAAACGTGCTGGCGCTAATGGAGTACTGACCTATTTCGCCAAACGAGCAGCTCAGTGGTTAAAAGAGGATCAAGCTAAGTAA